Part of the Streptomyces antimycoticus genome, TCGTCGACACGCCGTCCTCGCCGGCGGCCGACAGCCACTCGTGCTCCTTGCTGTAGCGCAGCTGCTGGGGGTTGCTCATGGTCCGATTCTCCTGGATACGGGGGAGTGCTTGGGAAACGGGTCTTAGCTGGTGGGATGCGACGCCGGTGGGTGCGGTGCCGGGGGTGCGTGCCTGCGCGGTGTGACGCCGGTGGGTGCGGTGTCAGCGCGACGTGACGCCGGTGGATGCGGCGCCGATGGACTCGGCGCCGGTCCGGATGGACTCGGTACCGGTCCGGATGGACTCGGTACCGGTCCAGCCGATGGTCTCGGTGCCGGTCCATGGGATGACGCCGGTGGGGCGCGACGCGTTGCGGCGGGACCGCTCAGCGCTCGCGCCGGTAGAAGGGGAGCGCCACGACCTCGTACGGCTCCCGGGTGCCCCGGATGTCCACCGAGACCCCCTCGGTGCCGGGCTTCGCGTACTCCGGGTCCACGTACGCCATCGCGATCGGCTTGCCCAGCGTCGGCGAGGGCGCGCCCGAGGTGACCTGGCCGATCCGTGAGCCGTCGGCGGCCACCACGGCGTATCCGGCGCGCGGCACCCGGCGGCCCTCGGCGACCAGGCCGACCAGGGTGCGCGGGCTGACGGTGTCCGCCTCGCGGGACGCGGCCTCCAGGGCCTGGCGGCCGACGAAGTCGCCGGGCTTGTCGAACTTCACCACCCGGCCGAGCCCCGCGTCGAAGGGGGTGGTGTCGGTGGTCAGCTCGTTCCCGTACAGCGGCATCCCCGCCTCGAGGCGCAGGGTGTCCCGGCAGGACAGACCGCAGGGGACCAGGCCCACCGGGGCCCCGCCTCGGTCAGCGCCTCCCAGACCCGCTCGGCGTCGTCCGGCGCCAGGAACAGCTCGAAGCCGTCCTCGCCCGTGTAGCCGGTGCGGGCGATCATTGCGGGGACGCCCGCGACGGTGCCCGGCAGCCCGGCGTAGTACTTGAGCCCCTCCAGGTCCGCGTCGGTCAGGCTCCCCAGGATCCCGGGGGACTCGGGCCCCTGGACGGCGATCAGCGCATAGGCGTCGCGGTCGTCCCTTACGGTCGCCTCGAAACCGCCGGCCCGCTCGGTCAGCGCGTCCAGCACCACCTGGGCGTTGGAGGCGTTGGCCACGACCAGGAACTCCTCGTCCCCGAGGCGGTAGACGATCAGGTCGTCCAGGATGCCGCCCTCGTCGTCGCAGATCATCGTGTAGCGGGCGCGGCCCACGGCGAGCGCGGACAGCCGGCCGACCAGTGCGTGATCCAGGGCCTCTCCGGCCTGCGAACCGATGAGAGAGATCTCACCCATATGGGAGAGGTCGAAGAGCCCGGCGCGGGTGCGTACCGCGGTGTGCTCGTCGCGCTCACTGCCGTAGCGCAGCGGCATGTCCCAGCCGGCGAAGTCGGTCATGGTGGCGCCGAGCGCACGGTGCCGTGCGTCCAGCGCGGTACGGCGTGGGGTGGGCGGGGCGTCGGTCACGATTCAGGCTCCAGGAGATCGGGGTCGCGCGACGGCGAGGACGGACGGCAAGGACGCGTGCGTCCTCCCCATCTGTCATCGGAACCTGAGAGGTTCGCCGTGACGCCCGTAAGGGGCCCGGCTTGCACCTTGGGTGGAGCCGCGCCCGCGGCTCGCTTTTCAGATCTGCCTCGTCCACGCGGTATCGGGGCCTGAGAGATTCAAGGGAGGACTTGCTCCTTCGGCGCCCCGGACACCCGGCACATTGCCGGTGACCAAGGACTCTCCCGCGCGGATTCAAGCGGCCGGTATGGAGTTGCGCGCACATCATCGCATGAGTGGCCGAGAAAGGAAGCCCCGATCAGGGCGGCTCCGGCCGGATCGGGCAGAGGCCGCCTTGATGGACATTACCTTTTCTTGACACTCTTCGGGTACGAGCAGCGTTGACCGACCTGGGAGGACGATCACGGTGCATGGGCAGGGAACATACGAGACCGCACAAAGGCTCCTGCCGGCACGGCGTGGCCGCATCCCCTCCGGGCCGACGGCCATCCCCGGCCGGCGCATCGCGGTGCACGACCTGCGCGGTCAGGTGCGAGGTGGCGGTGCGGACCGGCGTGAGCTGCGCTTCCCGGTGGGGGACGTGCTGGTCGCCTCCGGGCTGCCGGGCGCCGGCAAGAGCACGCTGATCAATCGGACGGTGCCCCTCCTGGACGGGACGGGCGCGGTCGTCATCCGGGTGGACTCGCAGAACACCCGGGAGGCGTGGGAGCGCCGGATGCCCGGCTGGCTGCCGTACGCGCTCTACCGCCCGCTGGTCCGGTACGCCCACTACGCCGGGCTGCGCCGGGCGCTGCGCTCGGATGTGAGCGTCGTGGTGCACGACTGCGGCGCGCTGCCGTGGGTCCGCCGCTGGCTGGCCCGGGACGCGCGGCGCCGGGGCCGCAGCCTCCACATGGTGATGCTGGACGTGGACGCCACGGTGGCCCTGGAGGGCCAGGCCGCCCGAGGCCGCGGGGTCTCCGGCTATGCCTTCGGCCGGCATCGGCGCGCGATGCGGCGGCTGATCGCGGGGATGGAGGAGGGGCGGCCGCCGGAGGGGTGCGCCTCGGCGGTGCTGCTGGACCGCTCGACCGCGAGCGAGCTGCGCTGCATCTCCTTCGAGTGAGCCCCGTACCGGAAGTGGGCCCCGCACCGGAGGGGACGGGTGCTCCCCCTCCCCGGGGACGAGGGGAGAACGCTTCCCCGGGGACGAGGGGAGAACGCCGGGTGACCTTGGCCGGAAATCGGCCACCGGGACATCACCCAGTGTGACGGTGGCACCGGGCCGGCGAGGTGGGGAAGTGCTGTGGAGATGACGCCGCCCCCGCCGGCCCCGGGCTGCCCAGCCGCTAGGGTGCTTTGGGCAGGTAGGACGAGATGGCGGTTGGACGAAGATGAGCTTCCCGGAGCAGTACGGCATGGCCCCGGCTCACGGAGGATTCCCCGACGGCGCGCAGACCGCGTTTCCGGCGTTTCCCGGCAATGAGCTCGAAGAGGTGATGGCCGCCTCGATCGACGTCCCCGGGGCCGGAGCGCGCATCGTCGAGACGCTCTCCCGCAGCCATCTCTGGGTTCCGCTGCCCAACGGCGGTGGCCCGGGCAGCCCGAGCCTCGATCTGCCCACGGTGGAGATCGAGGGCGCCGCGTATGTCCCGGTGTTCAGCTCCGAGCAGCAGTTCCTGCAGCTCGTCGGCTCCCATATGTCCTTCACCATCGCCCCGGCCGTGGAGTTCGCCCGCGGCCTGCCGCCCCAGCTCGGCATCGCGGTGAACCCCGGTGGTGCGGTGGTCGTACCGCTGCCTCCGCCCGCCGTCCGGGAGCTGTGCCGTGCCGGGCGTAGCGAGCTCGACGGCCCGGCCACCGGCGGCAGGGTGCGGCTCTTCGAACCGGACTGGCAGGACGAGCCGGTGGACTTCCTGGCCGCCGCCGGGATCGAGTTCGCCAAGGACACCGGGGTGCGCACCGCCCGGCGCGCGCTGGCCAGCGTCGAGGGCGACGAGCCGGCGCTCTTCGTCGGCGTGCAGTTGGACGCCCCCGGCCCCGAGGGCCAGGCGCGGGCGGTGGACGCGCTGGGCCGCGCCCTCGGTGTGGTGCCCGTGCGGTGGAAGGTCCAGCTGGTGCTGCTGGACGTGGCGCAGGGGGATCCGGTGGTCGACTGGATGATGGGGCGCGTACGGCCGTTCTACGACCGTGATCTGTGACTCACCCCAGGGTCCGCTACGGGGGCCCGTAAGCTGGTTTGATGACCAGGAGGGGTGCGAGCACGCTCCCCGGTGAGGTGCGGGACAAGGGCGAGAGAAGGGGCGGACCCAGGTGAGCGCGGGCGCGGATTGGGGGGCGGCGGCCGGCCAGGTTGAGCGAGCGTTGCAGCAGGTCGCTCCCGGCCGGTACGACGCCTATGAGGCGCTGCTGCGGGCCATCGGCGAGGGCCAGGTCTGGATGCTGCTGTGGCACGGTGCGCCCGGCACGCCCGAGGCCCAGTACGGGAACATGGATGTGGACGGCCTCGGTTACGCCCCGTGCGTGACCTCCGCGCAGGAACTGGCCGCAAGTGGCTGGAACCGCGCGCATGAGGTGGTCGACGGACGCCTCATCGCCGACTCGCTCTACCGTGACCGCTACGGCCTCTGGCTCAACCCCCACGCCCGCGGCGGCGGAGTGGGCATCCCGTGGCCGGATCTGCGCCGGATCGCGGGCGGTCTGGACCGGCTGCCCGCCGGGCCCCTGCGGCTGAGCGAACCCGCCATCGACATCCCGCAGTTCTACGCCCTGCTGGGACAGAACGCGCATCGCACCACCGCCGTGCGGTCGCTGCGGCGGGCCTGGGTGCAGCCCGCGCTGGGCGCTCCGTATCTGGCCATCGGGCTGGATCTTTACGACAGCAGCCCACCGGCGGTGCAGTCGGTGCGGGTGATGATGGAGCAGTCGATCACCGCCGTGCCGGATGGGCTGCCGGTCTCCACGGTCGCGCTCTCCGACGAGTACGACCCCGTCGCCCTGTGGATGCGGGCCAACGCGCGGCCCTTCTTCGACCGCGACGCCTATGGCACCGCCCCCGCCGCGCCGTCCTACGGCTACGGCTACCCGCCGCCGCGTCCCGCCTACTGATCCGCTGCCCCGCCGAGCCGGTACCGATCCGCCGATCCGCTGATCCGTCGCGCCCGCCGACCCGCTGATCCGTCGCGCCCGCTGATCCGCCGATCCGTCGCGCCCGCCGACCCGCTGATCCGCCGATCCGTCGCGCCCGCCGACCCGCCGACCCGCTGACCCGCCGACCCGCTGATCCGCCGATCCGTCGCGCCCGCCGCCCCGCTGATCCGCCGATCCGCCGACCTTCCGCTCCGTCGCGCCCGCCGACCCGCTGATCCGCGCACCGATTGACGGGATTGCCCACTCGGCCTTCCGGGCCTTTGGGGCAAAACGCCCCATAGTGGGCACGAGGTTACTGCTGCGTTCTCGTGTCGCGACCGTCCGTATAGCGGAGCGGTACTCCTCACATCACGGTTAGGCATCCATTGCCCGGGAGTACTGGCGGGTGATCACAAACGCGTTGAAGACTCCCGCTCCAAGGGGTGCGGTTCCTGCGTACGACCCCTTCCTGAAAGGTTTCGTACCAGAACGCGACTTTCACCCGGGTTGTGAACAAAGCCGCTACAGCGGCGAGTCGTGGGCCGGTCACCACCGGTCGAGAGGGGTCTCCACCACGATGACGGCACCATTGCACGGCACGAGCACGGACAGCGATCCGGTCGCGACTGCCGATGTAGCGGCGGATGTGGTCAAAGCGTCCGTCGAAGGCAGATCGCTGCGGCAGATCGCCTGGACACGCCTGAAGCGGGACAAGCTCGCGCTGGCGGGTGGCATCGTTGTCGTCTTCCTGGTCTTGGTGGCGATCTTCGCTCCACTGATCGTGAGCCTGCTCGGGCATCCGCCCAATGAGTTCCACCAGGAGGAGATCGACCCGCTGTTCGGCACCCCGAAGGGGTCCATGGGCGGTATCAGCTCGGACTTCCTCTTCGGCGTGGAGCCGTCCAACGGCCGCGACGTCTTCAGCCGCGTCGTCTACGGCGCCCGGATCTCGCTGCTGGTGGCCTTCCTCGCGGCGGTGGTCGCGGTGGTCCTCGGCGCCATCTTCGGCATCATCGCCGGGTACTTCGGCGGCTGGGTGGACTCGGTGATCAGCCGGGTGATGGACATGCTGCTGGCCTTCCCGCAGCTGCTGTTCATCATCTCCCTGGTCTCGGTGCTCCCCAACGACCTGCTGGGACTGACCGGCAGCGGGGTGCGCATCGCCATCCTGGTCTCGGTCATCGGCTTCTTCGGCTGGCCGTACGTCGGCCGCATCGTGCGCGGCCAGACGCTGTCGCTGCGCGAGAAGGAGTACATCGAGGCCGCGCGGAGCCTGGGCGCCGGCCGGCGCTACATCCTCTTCCGTGAGCTGCTGCCCAACCTGGTGGCGCCGATCACCGTCTACGCGACGCTGATGATCCCCACCAACATCCTCACGGAGGCCGCGCTCAGCTTCCTCGGCGCGGGCGTGAAGCCGCCCACCGCCTCTTGGGGGCAGATGCTCTCCAAGGCGGTCGGCACCTACGAGGACGACCCGATGTTCATGATCATCCCGGGTGTGGCGATCTTCGTCACGGTGCTGGCCTTCAACCTCTTCGGCGACGGCGTCCGCGACGCACTGGATCCGAAGGGCACCCGATGACGGTGCGGCACACGGCCGCCCGGTCGTACTCGAACGCATCAGCAGCCCCTGCCGCATCTGGCAGAAGGCTCACCAAGGTATTCCGCGGCGCCATGCCTAGGACCGCTAACCCGGAGGTTGCAGCAACTATGAAACGGCTCTCGAGAAGCAGGCGGATCGCCGGAGCGGCGGCTGTCGTCGGCGCCCTGCTGGCCACCGCCGGCTGCGGTGGTGGCGGTTCCGACGAAGAGGGCTCGGGCGCCGGGTTCAACGCCGCGGTGAAGGGTGTCGCAGCCAAGTCCGCCAAGAAGGGCGGCACCCTCAAGTTCATCAACAAGCAGGAGTTCGACTCCCTCGACCCGCAGCGTCAGTACTACGGGTTCGCCTGGGACTTCTCCCGCTTCTACGCGCGCCAACTGATCTCCTACGCGCCGAAGCCGGGCAACGCCGCGAACGAGCTGGTCCCGGATCTCGCCACCTCCACCGGCAAGATCACAAACGGCGGTAAGACCTACACCTACACCCTGCGCGACGGGATCACCTGGGAGGACGGCTCCCCGATCACGTCCAAGGACGTCAAGTACGGCATCGAGCGCATCTGGGCCAAGGACGTCGTCTCCGGCGGCCCCGGCTATCTGCGCCAGGTCCTGGACCCCAAGGGCGAGTACAAGGGCCCGTACAAGGACAAGTCCAAGGACAAGCTGGGCCTGAAGGGGATCCAGACGCCGGACGACAAGACCATTGTCTTCAACCTCGCCAAGCCCAACGGTGACTTCGAGCAGATGCTCGCGATGCCGACCGGCTCCCCGGTGAAGGCGGACAAGGACACCGGCGCCAAGTACACCAACCGGCCCTTCTCCTCCGGTCCGTACAAGGTCCAGTCGTACAGCCCGGGCAAGAGCCTGTCCCTGGTCCGCAACACCAGCTGGAAGAAGGCGTCCGACCCGATCCGCCCGGCCCTGCCGGACAAGATCTCGGTCACCTTCAACTCCAACCTCGAGGCGATAGACCGGCTGCTGATCAAGGGCGACTACGACGTCTTCCTCAGTGCCACCGGTATGACCCCCTCGGGCCGCAATGACGCCCTCAAGCAGCACAAGGGCAACGTCGACAACATCACCACCAGCTTCGTCCGGTACGTCGACTTCACCACCAAGGTCAAGCCGTTCGACAACATCCACTGCCGCAAGGCGGTCGTCTACGGCACCGACTACAAGTCGCTCCAGACCACCCGCGGTGGCCCGCAGGCCGGTGGTGACATCGCCACCAACATGCTCCCCAAGAGCGTGAAGGGCGCGGACAACTACGACCCGTACGGTGTCCTGAAGCGCGGTGGCAAGGCGGACGTGGCCAAGGCCAAGGACGAGCTCAAGCAGTGCGGCAAGCCGGGCGGCTTCTCCACCAGCATCGTGGCCCGCAACGACCAGCCCGCCGAGGTCGAGGCCGCCGAGGCGCTCCAGGCGTCGCTGAAGAAGGTCGGCATCAACCTCAACGTGGAGCCGATCCAGGGCAGTACCTCCGCCAGCATCACCGGCTCGCCGTCGGTGATGAAGAAGCGCGGCTACGGCCTGTCCATGACCGGCTGGGGCCCCGACTTCCCGACCGGACAGGGCTTCTCCCAGCCGCTGATCGACGGCCGCTTCATCGAGCAGACCGGTAACTACAACGTCTCCGAGACCAACAACGCGGAGATCAACAAGTACTTCGACGACGCGCTCAAGGAGACCGACCCCAACAAGGCCGGCACGATCTACCAGAAGATGAACCACAAGGTCAGCGACCTGGCCGTGCAGATG contains:
- a CDS encoding AAA family ATPase; the encoded protein is MHGQGTYETAQRLLPARRGRIPSGPTAIPGRRIAVHDLRGQVRGGGADRRELRFPVGDVLVASGLPGAGKSTLINRTVPLLDGTGAVVIRVDSQNTREAWERRMPGWLPYALYRPLVRYAHYAGLRRALRSDVSVVVHDCGALPWVRRWLARDARRRGRSLHMVMLDVDATVALEGQAARGRGVSGYAFGRHRRAMRRLIAGMEEGRPPEGCASAVLLDRSTASELRCISFE
- a CDS encoding enhanced serine sensitivity protein SseB, which gives rise to MSFPEQYGMAPAHGGFPDGAQTAFPAFPGNELEEVMAASIDVPGAGARIVETLSRSHLWVPLPNGGGPGSPSLDLPTVEIEGAAYVPVFSSEQQFLQLVGSHMSFTIAPAVEFARGLPPQLGIAVNPGGAVVVPLPPPAVRELCRAGRSELDGPATGGRVRLFEPDWQDEPVDFLAAAGIEFAKDTGVRTARRALASVEGDEPALFVGVQLDAPGPEGQARAVDALGRALGVVPVRWKVQLVLLDVAQGDPVVDWMMGRVRPFYDRDL
- a CDS encoding enhanced serine sensitivity protein SseB C-terminal domain-containing protein, coding for MSAGADWGAAAGQVERALQQVAPGRYDAYEALLRAIGEGQVWMLLWHGAPGTPEAQYGNMDVDGLGYAPCVTSAQELAASGWNRAHEVVDGRLIADSLYRDRYGLWLNPHARGGGVGIPWPDLRRIAGGLDRLPAGPLRLSEPAIDIPQFYALLGQNAHRTTAVRSLRRAWVQPALGAPYLAIGLDLYDSSPPAVQSVRVMMEQSITAVPDGLPVSTVALSDEYDPVALWMRANARPFFDRDAYGTAPAAPSYGYGYPPPRPAY
- a CDS encoding ABC transporter permease: MTAPLHGTSTDSDPVATADVAADVVKASVEGRSLRQIAWTRLKRDKLALAGGIVVVFLVLVAIFAPLIVSLLGHPPNEFHQEEIDPLFGTPKGSMGGISSDFLFGVEPSNGRDVFSRVVYGARISLLVAFLAAVVAVVLGAIFGIIAGYFGGWVDSVISRVMDMLLAFPQLLFIISLVSVLPNDLLGLTGSGVRIAILVSVIGFFGWPYVGRIVRGQTLSLREKEYIEAARSLGAGRRYILFRELLPNLVAPITVYATLMIPTNILTEAALSFLGAGVKPPTASWGQMLSKAVGTYEDDPMFMIIPGVAIFVTVLAFNLFGDGVRDALDPKGTR
- a CDS encoding ABC transporter substrate-binding protein; protein product: MKRLSRSRRIAGAAAVVGALLATAGCGGGGSDEEGSGAGFNAAVKGVAAKSAKKGGTLKFINKQEFDSLDPQRQYYGFAWDFSRFYARQLISYAPKPGNAANELVPDLATSTGKITNGGKTYTYTLRDGITWEDGSPITSKDVKYGIERIWAKDVVSGGPGYLRQVLDPKGEYKGPYKDKSKDKLGLKGIQTPDDKTIVFNLAKPNGDFEQMLAMPTGSPVKADKDTGAKYTNRPFSSGPYKVQSYSPGKSLSLVRNTSWKKASDPIRPALPDKISVTFNSNLEAIDRLLIKGDYDVFLSATGMTPSGRNDALKQHKGNVDNITTSFVRYVDFTTKVKPFDNIHCRKAVVYGTDYKSLQTTRGGPQAGGDIATNMLPKSVKGADNYDPYGVLKRGGKADVAKAKDELKQCGKPGGFSTSIVARNDQPAEVEAAEALQASLKKVGINLNVEPIQGSTSASITGSPSVMKKRGYGLSMTGWGPDFPTGQGFSQPLIDGRFIEQTGNYNVSETNNAEINKYFDDALKETDPNKAGTIYQKMNHKVSDLAVQMPFIYEKNITWRSSRLTNAFSSAAYNGRYDYSQLGVVK